A part of Thermus oshimai DSM 12092 genomic DNA contains:
- the map gene encoding type I methionyl aminopeptidase, with protein MAIKLKSPWEIERMREAGALLTEVVEEVGRHVEPGITTKELDRIAYEAIKRRKAKPAFLGLYGFPATLCTSVNEVVVHGIPSDEPLKEGDILSVDVGLIYGGFAADMARTFPVGRVSPEAERLIRDTEEAFWEGFKYLRPGYRTGDVGHAVQTFLEARGYGVVREFVGHGVGREIHEDPKLPNFGKPGTGPKIRPGMTLALEPMVTLRPAPVVILEDGWTASAGKGNLAAHYENTVLVTEEGPELLTGKPLVRAR; from the coding sequence ATGGCCATCAAACTGAAAAGCCCCTGGGAGATCGAGCGCATGCGGGAAGCGGGCGCCCTCCTCACCGAGGTGGTGGAGGAGGTGGGCCGCCACGTGGAGCCCGGCATCACTACCAAGGAGCTGGACCGGATCGCCTACGAGGCCATCAAAAGGCGCAAGGCCAAGCCGGCCTTCCTCGGGCTTTACGGCTTCCCCGCCACCTTGTGCACCTCGGTGAACGAGGTGGTGGTCCACGGCATCCCCTCCGACGAGCCCCTGAAGGAGGGGGACATCCTCTCCGTGGACGTGGGCCTCATCTACGGGGGCTTCGCCGCGGACATGGCCCGCACCTTCCCCGTGGGGCGGGTCTCCCCGGAGGCGGAAAGGCTCATCCGCGACACGGAGGAGGCCTTCTGGGAGGGGTTTAAGTACCTCCGGCCGGGCTACCGCACCGGGGACGTGGGCCACGCGGTGCAGACCTTTTTGGAAGCCCGGGGCTACGGGGTGGTGCGGGAGTTCGTGGGCCACGGGGTGGGGCGGGAGATCCACGAGGACCCCAAGCTCCCCAACTTCGGAAAACCCGGCACCGGCCCCAAGATCCGCCCCGGCATGACCCTGGCCCTGGAGCCCATGGTGACCCTAAGGCCAGCCCCTGTGGTAATATTGGAAGATGGCTGGACGGCGAGCGCCGGTAAGGGCAACCTCGCCGCCCACTACGAGAACACCGTCTTGGTGACGGAGGAGGGCCCGGAGCTTCTCACCGGGAAGCCCCTGGTGCGGGCGAGGTAG
- the secY gene encoding preprotein translocase subunit SecY: MLKAFRSALQIPELRQRILFTLLVLAAYRLGAFIPTPGVDLDKIQEFLRTTQGGVFGIINLFSGGNFERFSIFALGIMPYITAAIIMQLLVTVVPALEKLSKEGEEGRRVINQYTRIGGIALGAFQGFFLATAFLGAEGGRFLLPGWSPGPFFWMVVVVTQVAGIALLLWMAERITEYGIGNGTSMIIFAGIVVDWLPQLLRTVGLIRTGEVNLVAFLFFLAFIVLAFAGMVAVQQAERRIPVQYARKVVGRRVYGGQATYIPIKLNAAGVIPIVFAAAILQIPIFLAAPFQDNPVLQAIANFFTPTRLSGLLIEVVLIVLFTYVYTAVQFDPKRIAESLREYGGFIPGIRPGEPTVKFLEHIVSRLTLWGALFLGLVAALPQIIQNLTGVQSIAFSGIGLLIVVGVALDTLRQIESQLMLRNYEGFLSKGRIRGRTR, from the coding sequence ATGCTGAAGGCCTTCCGGAGCGCCCTCCAGATCCCCGAGCTCCGCCAGCGCATCCTCTTCACCCTCTTGGTGCTGGCCGCCTACCGCCTGGGGGCCTTTATCCCCACCCCGGGGGTGGACCTGGACAAGATCCAGGAGTTCCTGCGCACCACCCAGGGTGGGGTGTTCGGCATCATCAACCTCTTCTCCGGCGGGAACTTTGAGCGCTTCTCCATCTTCGCCTTGGGGATCATGCCCTACATCACCGCGGCCATCATCATGCAGCTTCTGGTCACGGTGGTCCCGGCCCTGGAGAAGCTCTCCAAGGAGGGGGAGGAGGGCCGCCGCGTCATCAACCAGTACACCCGGATCGGCGGCATCGCTCTGGGGGCCTTCCAGGGCTTCTTCCTGGCCACGGCCTTCCTGGGGGCCGAAGGGGGGCGGTTCCTCTTGCCCGGCTGGTCCCCGGGGCCCTTCTTCTGGATGGTGGTGGTGGTCACCCAGGTGGCGGGCATCGCCCTCCTCCTCTGGATGGCGGAGCGCATCACGGAGTACGGCATCGGCAACGGCACCAGCATGATCATCTTCGCTGGCATCGTGGTGGACTGGCTGCCCCAGCTCCTGCGTACCGTGGGCCTCATCCGCACCGGGGAGGTGAACCTGGTGGCCTTCCTCTTCTTCCTGGCCTTCATCGTCCTGGCCTTTGCCGGGATGGTGGCGGTGCAGCAGGCAGAACGGCGCATCCCCGTCCAGTACGCCCGCAAGGTGGTGGGCCGCCGGGTGTATGGGGGGCAGGCCACCTACATCCCCATCAAGCTGAACGCCGCCGGGGTCATCCCCATCGTCTTCGCCGCGGCCATCCTGCAGATCCCCATCTTCCTCGCCGCCCCCTTCCAGGACAACCCCGTCCTCCAGGCCATCGCCAACTTCTTCACCCCCACCCGCCTCTCCGGCCTCCTCATCGAGGTGGTCCTCATCGTCCTTTTCACCTACGTGTACACCGCGGTGCAGTTTGACCCCAAGCGCATCGCGGAAAGCCTCCGGGAGTACGGGGGCTTCATCCCCGGCATCCGCCCGGGGGAGCCCACGGTGAAGTTCCTGGAGCACATCGTCTCCCGCCTCACCCTGTGGGGGGCGCTCTTCTTGGGGCTGGTGGCCGCCCTGCCCCAGATCATCCAGAACCTCACCGGGGTCCAGAGCATCGCCTTCTCTGGGATAGGGCTCCTCATCGTGGTGGGCGTGGCCCTGGACACCTTGAGGCAGATTGAAAGCCAGCTGATGCTCCGGAACTACGAGGGGTTCCTCTCCAAGGGCCGCATCCGCGGCCGCACCCGCTAG
- a CDS encoding adenylate kinase, whose amino-acid sequence MGEAVIFLGPPGAGKGTQAARLSEELGFKKLSTGDLLRDHVARKTPLGERVRPIMERGDLVPDDLILDLIREELSERVILDGFPRTLPQAEALDELLKETGMRLLGVVLVEVPEEELIKRMLRRAELEGRADDNEETIRRRLEVYREKTEPLVRYYGERGVLRRVEGLGTPDEVYARIRAALGI is encoded by the coding sequence ATGGGGGAAGCGGTGATCTTCTTGGGGCCGCCGGGGGCGGGGAAGGGCACCCAGGCGGCGAGGCTTTCCGAGGAGCTGGGCTTTAAGAAGCTCTCCACGGGGGACCTCCTCCGGGACCACGTGGCCCGAAAGACCCCTTTGGGGGAACGGGTGCGCCCCATCATGGAGCGGGGCGACCTGGTGCCCGACGACCTCATCCTGGACCTCATCCGGGAGGAGCTCTCGGAGCGGGTGATCCTGGACGGCTTCCCCCGCACCCTGCCCCAGGCCGAGGCCCTGGACGAGCTCCTTAAGGAGACGGGGATGAGGCTTCTTGGGGTGGTGCTGGTGGAGGTGCCGGAGGAGGAGCTTATCAAGCGCATGCTCAGGCGGGCGGAGCTCGAGGGCCGCGCGGACGACAACGAGGAGACCATCCGCCGCCGCCTCGAGGTCTACCGGGAGAAGACCGAGCCGCTGGTGCGCTACTATGGGGAGCGGGGCGTGCTCCGGCGGGTGGAGGGCTTAGGGACCCCCGATGAGGTCTACGCCCGCATCCGGGCCGCCCTGGGAATCTGA